Within the Falco rusticolus isolate bFalRus1 chromosome 17, bFalRus1.pri, whole genome shotgun sequence genome, the region GCTGGAACTTCAACTTTGAGACAGAGACTCCCTTGGAAGGACAGTTCAAGTGGGAGAGGGTCTTCCTGGCTGAGCAACCGTCCCGGGAGGTCCACAGCCTGGTCACGGGCATCAGCAGTGAGAGCAGGAGCTCCTTGGTCCACAAGGTCCCCCCCAAGGACCATCTTGGCAGGATTTGCCCTGAGGCATCTCAGCAGAGCTCGGAGGTCTACAGGGCTGGTTCCCCACAGGGCCTGAAACGTCGGCAGACCACCATGAAAGGTGAGTGCTGGAGGTTTGGTGTCACTCCGTGCGTGCTCGGTGGCATTGGCGGTGTCATGGCTCTCCTGGTAGGGACAGATGGAGGGGACTTGAGTGCAAGACCCCTGCctgggtgtggggaggggaCCACCCTCCATGCATTTCTCCTGGGGATCAATCTTCCAAGGGGAAAAGGCCACAAACGGGGGGCATTTTGGTTGctg harbors:
- the CDKN1A gene encoding cyclin-dependent kinase inhibitor 1, whose protein sequence is MPLSHSKAGQMQCSTKACRNLFGPVDHHQLKNDFEDLMRQHLEEVQERWNFNFETETPLEGQFKWERVFLAEQPSREVHSLVTGISSESRSSLVHKVPPKDHLGRICPEASQQSSEVYRAGSPQGLKRRQTTMKDFYSSKRRMVPDKPKP